From Erigeron canadensis isolate Cc75 chromosome 8, C_canadensis_v1, whole genome shotgun sequence, one genomic window encodes:
- the LOC122578856 gene encoding uncharacterized protein LOC122578856, with product MVLGLRSKHRKDGSVQVNYLVHVHEIKPWLPSSQALALQWENGDQVSGFLSPDVIDSTIEFNKSFILPLILRRDKRDRDKFQKNYLEFHLYQPRKDKPNKDELLGSAIINLGDYGIIDNVLNLSLPFIWKKSSKSVVEPVLYINIQSNDKDETNSSRSSLSKQSSLDKYGQESASEVGNEENGSELGIAAFTDEDEDDDYTNSSYSHHKDHVDAKKQGNVKRHVLPSGGDPPNNTSSKPPERSMTTVRKDNTAPAPFLQSSFSTMVSHNKTMEPKTHMRTLEPESRTHGTREDIIDNPQPVISSSVSKTPINVESLHDQSANSESEQDERTADEKKQFSEDNLVGKFLASRKQDKLRSNTLVSIRKPPGGQGSGVSSNRLKHLKSVQLPKASGFSGNGLPVASPNRADKDKVIRTNNDSSETGAIKSNSLNGKGHDRSRIDMLEEELRETAAIEAGLYSIVAEHGSSTHKVHAPARRLSRFYLHAFKEKDQERRVNAARAIISGLVLVSKSCGNDVPRLTFWLSNTFMLRAIVSQNVGESPFRDARSTVKHKQGSKKVPDEWQDPQTFIIAFGKVEAWLFARIIESVWWQTLTPHMQSAATNANGKMMGLTTKKTSGSKNGLGNQQGNFSIELWKKAFKDVCERLCPTRAEGHECGCLPVLPRLVMEQLVSRLDVAMFNAILRESAEEMPTDPLSDPIGDLRVLPIPSGKSSFGAGAQLKNTIGTWSRWLTDLFGIEENDNNDDSDDILDKKEEFDTSFKAFRLLHALSDLMMLPFEMLADKATRKEVCPTLSTALIRRVVFSFVPDEFSPNPIPNSLIEALDAEDDDIVAFEGSLINFPCIAPAPAYTPPPSHSLAAIIGTVGPQSLRRSSSVLKKSYTSDDELDELDSPLTSILTDGSRVSSSSKGPQWLPKGGRPIERYQLLREVWKDGE from the exons ATGGTTCTTGGTTTGAGGTCTAAGCATCGGAAAGACGGTTCTGTTCAAGTAAATTATCTAGTTCATGTACACGAGATCAAGCCTTGGTTACCATCAAGTCAAGCTTTAGCGCTACAATGGGAAAATGGCGATCAAGTGTCGGGTTTTCTATCCCCAGATGTTATAGATTCCACGATTGAGTTCAACAAATCTTTCATACTTCCATTGATATTACGTAGAGATAAAAGGGATCGGGATAAGTTCCAAAAAAACTATTTAGAGTTCCACTTGTATCAGCCTCGTAAGGATAAACCAAATAAAGATGAGCTATTAGGGTCTGCAATAATTAATCTTGGTGATTATGGGATCATTGACAATGTATTGAATCTTAGTCTCCCATTCATCTGGAAGAAGAGTTCGAAGTCTGTAGTAGAAccggttttatatattaatatacagTCAAATGACAAAGACGAGACTAATTCATCTCGAAGTAGCTTATCAAAGCAATCTTCGTTGGATAAGTATGGGCAAGAATCTGCATCTGAAGTAGGAAACGAAGAAAATGGCAGTGAACTGGGAATAGCTGCTTTTacagatgaagatgaagatgatgattatACAAATTCATCATATTCACATCACAAG GATCATGTGGATGCCAAGAAGCAAGGTAATGTTAAGCGGCATGTTCTTCCATCCGGAGGGGATCCTCCCAATAATACTTCTTCGAAACCTCCTGAAAGAAGTATGACAACAGTTCGAAAAGACAATACTGCTCCTGCCCCATTTCTTCAATCATCTTTCTCAACCATGGTTTCGCACAATAAGACGATGGAGCCTAAGACTCACATGAGAACCTTGGAACCTGAAAGCAGAACCCATGGGACTCGAGAAGATATAATAGACAATCCACAGCCTGTTATAAGTAGTTCTGTTAGTAAAACTCCAATAAATGTGGAATCTTTGCATGATCAAAGTGCAAATTCTGAGAGTGAGCAAGATGAAAGAACTGCAGACGAGAAAAAGCAGTTCTCAGAAGACAATCTTGTTGGTAAGTTTTTGGCTTCGAGAAAGCAAGATAAATTAAGGAGCAACACTCTAGTTTCTATTAGAAAACCACCTGGGGGACAGGGAAGTGGTGTGTCAAGTAATAGATTAAAGCATTTGAAATCCGTTCAGTTACCTAAAGCCAGTGGGTTTTCTGGAAACGGGCTTCCAGTGGCTAGCCCAAATAGGGCAGATAAAGATAAAGTCATCCGGACTAATAATGACTCATCTGAAACTGGAGCTATAAAAAGTAATTCTTTGAACGGTAAAGGTCATGATAGGTCTAGAATAGATATGCTTGAAGAAGAGCTAAGGGAAACTGCTGCTATTGAGGCTGGACTCTATTCAATTGTGGCTGAGCATGGGAGCTCCACACATAAGGTCCATGCCCCTGCTCGACGTTTATCTAGATTCTATTTACATGCTTTCAAAGAAAAGGATCAAGAAAGAAGGGTAAATGCCGCAAGAGCTATTATCTCTGGACTTGTTTTGGTTTCCAAATCATGTGGAAATGATGTTCCGAG GTTAACTTTCTGGTTGTCAAATACCTTTATGTTGAGGGCAATTGTCTCACAGAATGTTGGAGAATCGCCATTTCGTGATGCTCGATCTACCGTAAAACACAAACAAGGTTCAAAGAAAGTACCTGATGAATGGCAGGACCCACAAACATTCATAATTGCATTTGGGAAGGTTGAAGCTTGGTTGTTTGCTCGAATCATCGAGTCCGTTTGGTGGCAG ACCCTTACTCCACATATGCAATCAGCGGCCACCAATGCCAATGGCAAAATGATGGGTCTAACTACAAAGAAAACGTCTGGAAGTAAAAATGGGTTGGGTAATCAACAAGGGAACTTTTCTATTGAACTCTGGAAGAAAGCTTTTAAAGATGTATGTGAACGACTATGCCCTACCCGAGCCGAGGGCCATGAATGTGGTTGCTTACCTGTGCTGCCTAGACTG GTGATGGAACAGTTGGTGAGTAGACTTGATGTTGCAATGTTTAATGCTATTCTTCGTGAGTCAGCTGAAGAAATGCCAACAGATCCATTATCTGATCCCATTGGTGACCTGAGGGTCCTTCCTATCCCTTCTGGAAAATCAAGCTTTGGAGCCGGTGCTCAACTCAAAAACACT ATTGGGACATGGTCTAGATGGCTTACGGATCTATTTGGCATTGAGGAGAACGACAATAATGATGATAGTGATGATATTCTAGACAAAAAAGAAGAGTTTGATACATCTTTTAAGGCTTTTCGATTACTCCATGCACTGAGTGACCTCATGATGCTTCCTTTTGAAATGCTTGCAGATAAGGCCACTAGGAAGGAG GTTTGCCCAACGTTATCTACTGCATTGATCAGAAGGGTTGTTTTTAGTTTTGTGCCAGATGAGTTCTCTCCAAACCCTATTCCCAATTCACTGATCGAGGCCCTGGATGCAGAG GATGACGATATAGTAGCATTTGAAGGGTCTCTTATTAACTTTCCATGCATTGCACCTGCACCGGCTTACACGCCACCTCCATCACATTCTCTTGCAGCCATAATCGGCACAGTTGGACCCCAATCTTTAAGAAGAAGTTCATCCGTGCTCAAGAAATCCTACACTAGTGATGATGAGCTCGACGAGCTCGACTCACCCTTGACCTCAATCCTCACAGATGGCTCTCGGGTTTCCTCAAGTTCTAAAGGACCACAATGGTTACCCAAAGGTGGAAGGCCTATTGAAAGATATCAACTTCTTCGAGAAGTGTGGAAAGATGGCGAATAG